Proteins encoded within one genomic window of Pedobacter africanus:
- a CDS encoding DUF3127 domain-containing protein, whose translation MEIKGKVHEIGALQQVSETFKKRDLIIEYAENPTYPEYIRFEALQDKTALFDSLKQGDDVEVSFNLRGRPWTDKTGKTSYFNSLVVWRINALTNSAAAASAPAYAPPADLNSAPGEEDDLPF comes from the coding sequence ATGGAAATAAAAGGAAAGGTGCATGAAATTGGTGCATTACAACAGGTGAGCGAGACTTTTAAGAAAAGAGACCTGATTATAGAGTATGCAGAAAACCCAACTTATCCTGAATACATCAGGTTTGAAGCCTTACAAGATAAAACCGCTTTATTTGACAGCTTGAAACAAGGTGATGACGTTGAGGTTTCTTTCAATTTACGCGGTCGTCCCTGGACGGACAAAACAGGTAAAACATCTTATTTTAACAGTTTAGTAGTATGGCGCATTAACGCACTGACCAATAGTGCAGCTGCTGCGTCTGCTCCTGCATATGCCCCACCAGCTGATTTAAACAGCGCTCCGGGCGAGGAAGATGATCTTCCTTTTTAA
- a CDS encoding TonB-dependent receptor, whose product MKKTLCNLNSGALLYTLLNAFLAFTVLTASAQQNATIKGRVVTAEGKPAEGISVKIKGRKMGDATNGKGEYKISNVSPGDYTLQISAIGISYQERRVTVAGGEEVQQNFSLDETNARLNEVNIIEGRKNKFAARKSETVAKMPLRNLENPQVYTSIGKELMVDQMVTNFNDALKNSPGLDKLWTSTGRGGDGAAYYALRGFTIQPTMVNGVAGLTNGDLDPAGIEKIEVIKGPSGALFGGTLTSFGGLINIITKKPLDTLGGSLSYTAGSFGQSRLTADVYGPVNKDKTLLARFNAAYHTQNSFQDAGFKKSFYFAPAIEYQASDRLTLNLDAEFYSYEGTNPLMVFLNRNRQLIARRPEELNFDWKRSFTANDITVKTPSVNIRGKANYRINDQWVSETNLSRSYRQSDGYYQYVMFLGANDIDLSRLAAYQNSTSTAIAVQQNFIGDFKIGDLRNRLVVGLDFLSQHNITNNSPYVTYDVLQLNDAQFNANYIKFNRSGLITKIGASTAVPSKSSNVMNVYSVYASDVLNITDQLMAMASLRIDRFHNQGTFNQVAGANTGAYLQTAFSPKFGLVYQVIKDQVSIFGNYMNGFKNSGNATIFRDGNFEDNSPLKPQQANQIEGGVKLDVLRNRLSLTATYYDISVNNMPLSLSATDNSGTTRNYTVQDGTQKSKGYEFDLTTNPVEGLNVVLGYSHNDSKMTKASPTIEGRRPVSAGPEDLVNFWLNYTVPNGVLNGLGAGFGGNYASKNVITSTTTTGDFTLPAYTVLNASLFYNMAKFRIGLKMDNLTDKQYFKGWTTVEVQQPRSFMANISFKF is encoded by the coding sequence ATGAAGAAAACTTTATGTAATTTAAATTCTGGCGCTCTCTTATATACGCTATTAAACGCTTTTCTGGCGTTTACCGTACTAACGGCATCTGCACAGCAAAATGCGACGATTAAAGGCCGCGTAGTTACTGCCGAAGGAAAACCCGCTGAAGGGATTTCGGTGAAAATAAAAGGCAGGAAAATGGGCGATGCCACAAATGGCAAAGGAGAATACAAAATCAGCAATGTTTCTCCGGGCGATTATACCTTACAAATTTCGGCAATCGGTATCTCTTACCAGGAAAGACGGGTTACCGTGGCTGGCGGAGAAGAAGTTCAGCAAAACTTTTCCCTGGATGAAACCAACGCCAGGCTAAATGAAGTAAATATCATAGAAGGTCGGAAAAATAAATTTGCAGCGAGAAAGAGTGAAACCGTTGCCAAAATGCCCTTAAGGAACCTGGAGAATCCGCAGGTATATACCAGCATTGGTAAAGAACTGATGGTTGATCAGATGGTAACCAATTTCAATGACGCTTTGAAGAACTCGCCAGGTTTAGATAAATTGTGGACTTCGACCGGACGCGGCGGAGATGGCGCTGCTTATTACGCTTTACGCGGTTTTACCATTCAACCTACTATGGTAAATGGCGTGGCAGGCTTAACCAATGGCGATCTTGATCCTGCGGGGATAGAAAAAATTGAGGTGATCAAAGGCCCTTCAGGTGCATTGTTTGGCGGAACATTGACCAGTTTTGGTGGTCTTATCAATATCATTACCAAAAAGCCTTTGGATACCTTAGGCGGATCGTTAAGCTATACCGCCGGTAGTTTTGGTCAAAGCCGCTTAACCGCTGATGTGTACGGCCCGGTAAATAAAGATAAAACGCTGTTGGCACGGTTTAATGCCGCTTACCATACCCAAAACAGCTTTCAGGATGCGGGTTTTAAAAAGTCGTTTTACTTTGCTCCGGCCATTGAATACCAGGCTTCTGATCGGCTAACTTTAAATCTGGATGCAGAATTCTACAGCTACGAAGGTACAAACCCTTTGATGGTATTCTTAAACAGGAACAGGCAGCTGATTGCACGCAGACCGGAAGAATTGAACTTTGATTGGAAGCGGTCATTTACAGCAAATGACATTACGGTTAAAACCCCTTCCGTGAATATCCGTGGGAAAGCCAATTATAGAATTAATGATCAATGGGTATCAGAAACCAATTTATCACGTAGCTATCGCCAGTCAGACGGATATTACCAGTATGTGATGTTTCTGGGCGCAAATGATATTGACCTGAGCAGATTGGCTGCTTATCAGAATTCGACCAGCACAGCCATTGCTGTACAACAAAATTTTATCGGTGATTTTAAAATTGGAGATTTGAGGAACCGTCTGGTTGTTGGTCTGGATTTTTTAAGTCAGCACAACATCACCAACAATTCCCCTTATGTAACATATGATGTACTTCAGCTCAATGACGCACAATTTAATGCCAACTACATTAAATTCAACCGGTCGGGCCTGATTACCAAAATCGGGGCAAGCACAGCAGTACCTTCAAAAAGCAGCAATGTGATGAATGTTTATAGTGTTTATGCTTCAGATGTGCTAAACATCACCGATCAGCTGATGGCGATGGCAAGTTTAAGGATAGACCGTTTTCATAATCAGGGCACTTTTAATCAGGTTGCCGGCGCAAATACCGGCGCTTACCTGCAAACAGCGTTTTCTCCAAAATTCGGTCTGGTTTACCAGGTTATTAAAGATCAGGTTTCCATTTTTGGAAATTATATGAACGGATTTAAAAATTCTGGAAATGCTACGATATTTAGAGACGGCAATTTTGAAGACAATAGCCCGCTTAAACCGCAACAAGCCAATCAAATTGAAGGTGGGGTTAAACTGGACGTGCTTAGGAATAGGTTGAGCCTTACCGCTACCTATTATGACATCTCTGTAAATAACATGCCGCTTAGTTTAAGTGCAACAGATAATTCGGGGACTACCCGTAATTATACCGTGCAGGATGGTACGCAAAAAAGCAAAGGTTATGAGTTTGATTTGACGACAAATCCTGTTGAAGGCTTGAATGTTGTGCTGGGCTACAGCCATAACGATAGTAAAATGACTAAAGCCAGTCCGACCATCGAAGGCAGAAGGCCGGTTAGTGCAGGACCTGAAGACCTGGTAAATTTCTGGCTGAACTATACGGTGCCTAATGGAGTGTTAAATGGTTTAGGTGCTGGCTTCGGTGGTAACTACGCCAGCAAAAACGTCATTACCAGCACAACAACCACCGGCGATTTTACCTTGCCCGCGTATACTGTGCTCAACGCCTCCTTGTTTTACAACATGGCCAAATTCCGCATTGGCTTAAAAATGGATAACCTGACCGATAAGCAATACTTTAAGGGCTGGACCACAGTTGAGGTGCAGCAGCCAAGAAGTTTCATGGCCAATATTTCATTTAAGTTTTAA
- a CDS encoding PepSY-associated TM helix domain-containing protein, translated as MAAENKKVKIAKSRAKKVAGILHLWFGLASGIVVMLLGITGCLFVFQKEISDVVYRDQLFVKPPANAITLPVSQLKEIAQKALNCNNVYVTTYTNPENAWEFMYYKAGDKNALTFFGAVAAYKSAFINPYTGQLTGIMDYEKNFFVIVKYLHWSLLLNDKYGQPVVGYSTLIFVVMLITGLILWWPKNLKKSNFNKSFKINWKARFKRLNYDLHNVPGFYALLITLVLALTGMVWAMKWFQTIVYVVASQSITPPKPNTLVSDSTAAALKDPLSIAFETARKQFPDARRITLSAPDEGDKTGLISASGYRGKEDYYDADVIYFDQFTGAALGRENFKDKNNGEKIITMNYDIHVGVILGLPGKILAFFSSFVAASLPFTGFIIWLGRGKKKKKAMLAT; from the coding sequence ATGGCAGCCGAAAACAAAAAAGTTAAAATCGCAAAAAGCCGGGCCAAAAAGGTTGCCGGCATTTTGCACTTATGGTTCGGGCTGGCCTCGGGTATTGTGGTCATGCTCTTGGGCATTACAGGCTGCCTCTTTGTTTTTCAGAAAGAGATTTCTGATGTCGTATACCGCGACCAGCTCTTTGTGAAGCCTCCAGCAAACGCAATTACATTACCAGTTAGCCAGCTGAAGGAAATTGCCCAAAAGGCGTTGAACTGTAATAATGTGTATGTGACCACTTACACCAATCCCGAAAATGCCTGGGAGTTTATGTATTACAAAGCTGGAGATAAAAATGCCCTTACTTTTTTTGGCGCAGTAGCTGCTTATAAATCGGCATTTATCAATCCCTATACCGGGCAGTTGACCGGCATCATGGACTATGAGAAGAATTTCTTTGTTATTGTAAAATACCTGCACTGGAGCCTGCTGCTGAACGACAAATATGGACAACCTGTTGTGGGTTACAGTACATTGATATTTGTGGTGATGTTAATTACCGGACTGATTCTGTGGTGGCCGAAAAACCTGAAGAAAAGCAATTTCAATAAGAGTTTTAAGATCAACTGGAAAGCCAGGTTTAAGCGGCTTAACTACGACCTGCACAATGTACCGGGCTTTTATGCCCTGCTCATTACCCTGGTGCTGGCACTTACAGGAATGGTATGGGCCATGAAGTGGTTTCAGACCATTGTTTATGTGGTAGCGTCACAGTCTATTACTCCGCCAAAGCCAAATACCCTTGTTTCAGATTCAACTGCAGCTGCTTTGAAAGATCCTTTGAGCATTGCCTTCGAAACAGCCCGAAAGCAGTTCCCGGATGCGAGAAGGATCACTTTGTCGGCCCCGGACGAAGGGGATAAGACCGGCCTGATCAGCGCTTCGGGTTACCGCGGGAAAGAGGACTATTATGATGCAGACGTCATTTATTTCGACCAGTTCACGGGGGCTGCGCTGGGCCGTGAGAATTTTAAGGACAAGAACAATGGCGAGAAGATCATTACGATGAATTATGATATACACGTGGGTGTAATATTGGGATTGCCCGGAAAAATTCTTGCTTTCTTTTCCAGTTTTGTTGCCGCCAGTTTACCTTTCACCGGTTTTATCATTTGGCTGGGCAGGGGTAAAAAGAAGAAAAAGGCAATGCTGGCTACTTAA
- a CDS encoding membrane or secreted protein has translation MRIILFIAFIFGSTCSIYAQTASITGAWEFNEDDKTHHLFFMDGMYFHTVSQGSKFIMTRGGSYEIKNDQIKSTILFNSADSSQVGLPMNVNFSATDNALSLHAPEGRVYFKRIDDGKAPLAGVWRITGRMQEDGKIAAIHQSGTRQTYKMLTGTKFQWVAIDPEKKQFSGTGGGSYTFKDGKYTENIEFFSRDNSRVGASLAFDGKLEDGAWHHSGLSSKGAKIYEVWSRIK, from the coding sequence ATGAGAATCATTTTATTTATAGCATTTATATTTGGCAGTACCTGCAGCATTTACGCACAAACAGCTTCTATTACCGGGGCCTGGGAATTTAATGAAGACGACAAAACACACCATCTGTTCTTTATGGATGGCATGTATTTTCATACGGTATCCCAGGGCAGTAAATTTATAATGACACGGGGCGGATCATATGAAATCAAAAATGATCAGATCAAAAGCACCATCCTGTTCAATAGTGCTGACTCCTCGCAGGTTGGCTTACCCATGAATGTAAATTTTAGTGCTACAGACAATGCCCTTTCACTGCACGCACCCGAAGGCCGTGTCTATTTCAAACGCATCGATGATGGAAAAGCCCCATTGGCAGGCGTATGGCGGATTACCGGCAGGATGCAAGAGGATGGAAAAATTGCAGCCATACACCAGAGTGGCACAAGACAAACCTATAAAATGCTGACCGGCACTAAATTTCAGTGGGTAGCTATAGACCCGGAAAAAAAACAGTTTTCAGGCACAGGCGGCGGCAGCTATACTTTTAAAGACGGAAAATATACCGAGAACATCGAGTTCTTTTCCCGCGATAACAGTCGCGTTGGTGCCTCACTAGCCTTCGATGGTAAGCTGGAAGACGGTGCATGGCACCATAGCGGACTAAGCAGTAAGGGTGCAAAAATTTATGAAGTATGGAGCCGGATTAAGTAG
- a CDS encoding sensor histidine kinase → MKKRSLWLITGLMTVALLGVFVMQLYYIREAYNLKSQLFEQDVQQALGTVVNKVQKIYAAGHINKKDDELRKERERDFRVKAQQIVDFKEKYKEEEAKRKLEQQKKIIADLNLRDAEVKRAFLRAQMISEDVFREISNPNNKGNSSLQVEVNFGVDDFGNVIGNVSQTVISKSGSAFSVGGAKLPDSIRYLATNPRTLMPMTVSIERVRPEIALKFKTEDHIAEQKYEQGLKALMQDTLALEGNNLSLLEDVAKEMRQVYVPINQRVSRDVLDTLIKKEMLDRNITLAYDFWLKLANKDSVLYQKVANGFVDPLPQNTYRTTLFSNDVFNDPGMLYLYFPNKNSLILSNMWATMASSAGLLLVLIFIFTYTIYAILKQKKISEMKTDFINNMTHEFKTPVATIMIASEALKDPEIVEDKGRVSRLAGIIYDENVRLGNHIERVLSIARLEKKELKLEHKEVNIHDLIAAVVDSMSLQLQKKNAVLTLNLNAPESLIFGDELHLSNVFYNLVDNANKYSTEPPEITITTRNTGKHLLIAIADKGIGMTKEQTKRIFDQFYRVPTGNLHDVKGFGLGLNYVQDIIEQMNGTIKVHSEKDNGTTFEISLPLNHNHNR, encoded by the coding sequence ATGAAAAAAAGGAGCCTTTGGCTGATCACCGGCCTCATGACCGTAGCCTTGCTAGGTGTGTTTGTAATGCAATTGTATTACATAAGGGAGGCCTATAACCTTAAATCCCAGCTTTTTGAACAAGATGTACAGCAAGCGCTGGGCACAGTAGTGAACAAGGTGCAGAAGATTTATGCTGCGGGACATATCAATAAAAAAGATGACGAACTCAGAAAAGAAAGGGAAAGGGATTTTAGGGTAAAAGCACAGCAGATTGTCGATTTTAAGGAAAAATACAAGGAAGAGGAAGCAAAACGTAAGCTGGAACAGCAGAAAAAGATCATTGCCGACCTGAACCTGCGTGATGCTGAAGTAAAAAGGGCCTTCCTGAGGGCACAGATGATTAGTGAGGATGTATTCCGCGAAATCTCCAACCCGAATAACAAAGGCAATTCTTCCCTGCAGGTAGAGGTTAATTTTGGGGTGGATGATTTCGGTAATGTAATCGGTAATGTAAGCCAGACTGTAATTTCCAAATCGGGTTCTGCTTTTTCTGTTGGTGGCGCCAAGCTCCCTGACAGCATCCGGTACCTGGCCACAAACCCGCGAACCTTAATGCCAATGACCGTTTCTATTGAACGTGTGAGGCCGGAAATTGCCCTTAAATTTAAAACCGAAGACCACATTGCGGAACAGAAATACGAACAGGGTTTGAAAGCACTGATGCAGGATACGCTTGCGCTTGAGGGAAACAACCTCAGTCTGCTGGAAGATGTGGCCAAAGAAATGCGCCAGGTATATGTGCCCATCAACCAGCGTGTGTCAAGGGATGTGCTGGATACCCTCATCAAAAAAGAAATGCTGGACCGAAACATTACGCTGGCCTATGACTTCTGGCTGAAGCTCGCCAACAAAGATTCTGTGCTGTACCAGAAAGTGGCTAACGGTTTTGTGGATCCGCTGCCGCAGAATACCTATCGGACTACTTTGTTCAGTAACGATGTATTTAATGATCCGGGGATGCTATACCTGTATTTTCCGAATAAAAATTCCTTAATTCTGAGTAATATGTGGGCAACCATGGCCTCTTCTGCAGGCCTGCTACTCGTGCTTATCTTCATTTTTACCTATACCATATACGCGATCCTGAAACAGAAAAAGATCTCGGAAATGAAAACCGATTTCATCAATAACATGACCCACGAGTTTAAAACGCCTGTGGCCACCATTATGATTGCGAGTGAAGCACTGAAAGACCCGGAAATTGTGGAAGACAAAGGCAGGGTAAGCAGACTGGCCGGCATCATTTACGATGAGAACGTACGCCTGGGCAATCATATAGAACGTGTTTTAAGCATTGCCCGGCTAGAAAAGAAAGAGCTGAAACTGGAGCATAAGGAAGTAAATATTCATGACCTGATCGCTGCGGTGGTAGACAGCATGAGCCTGCAGCTGCAAAAGAAAAACGCTGTGCTGACCTTAAACCTGAATGCTCCGGAATCGCTTATTTTTGGAGATGAATTGCACCTTTCCAATGTGTTTTATAACCTGGTTGACAATGCCAATAAATACAGCACCGAGCCCCCGGAAATCACGATTACCACCCGCAATACAGGTAAACACCTCCTGATCGCCATCGCCGATAAAGGTATTGGCATGACCAAGGAACAAACAAAACGCATCTTTGACCAGTTTTACCGGGTACCAACAGGCAACCTGCACGATGTGAAGGGCTTCGGTTTAGGCTTGAACTACGTACAGGATATTATTGAGCAAATGAATGGAACCATCAAGGTGCATAGTGAAAAGGATAACGGGACTACATTTGAAATCAGTTTACCGCTAAACCATAACCATAACAGATGA
- a CDS encoding response regulator transcription factor: MKKILLVEDDPNLGLLLQDYLQLKGKFDVVLCTDGEEGLKAFSKQEFDLCILDVMMPKKDGFTLGKEIRKINQDVPLIFATAKAMMEDKASAYDLGGDDYITKPFRIEELLLRINALLKRTATKEQNDVTPAQTQFQIGDYVFDYTTQLISYQGIMQKLSTKEAELLRLLCLKKNSVLTREEALLSIWHDDNYFNGRSMDVFLSKLRKYLRDDPKVEILNVHGKGYKLLVN; encoded by the coding sequence ATGAAAAAAATTCTATTGGTAGAAGATGATCCCAATCTTGGATTGCTCTTACAGGATTACCTTCAATTAAAAGGCAAATTTGATGTTGTATTGTGTACCGACGGAGAAGAAGGATTAAAGGCATTCAGCAAACAGGAATTTGATCTCTGTATCCTTGATGTGATGATGCCTAAAAAGGATGGGTTTACCCTGGGCAAAGAGATCAGGAAAATTAACCAGGACGTGCCGCTTATATTTGCAACAGCAAAAGCCATGATGGAAGACAAAGCCTCGGCTTACGACCTGGGAGGCGACGATTACATCACCAAGCCATTCAGAATCGAAGAATTGCTGCTCCGCATTAATGCTTTGTTGAAGCGTACCGCAACCAAGGAGCAAAATGATGTTACTCCTGCACAAACACAATTTCAGATTGGCGATTACGTATTTGACTATACTACACAACTCATCAGCTACCAGGGAATCATGCAAAAGCTGTCTACTAAAGAGGCAGAATTATTACGCCTGCTGTGCCTCAAGAAAAACAGCGTGCTTACCCGGGAGGAAGCCTTGCTGAGCATCTGGCATGACGACAACTACTTTAATGGCCGAAGTATGGATGTATTCCTGAGCAAACTGCGCAAGTACCTCAGGGACGACCCTAAAGTTGAGATCCTGAATGTACATGGCAAAGGTTATAAACTGCTGGTGAACTAA
- a CDS encoding GLPGLI family protein: MKTQFILLTSLIFSTFGLFAQNARFTKSGVIEFEKSTNQHALMKKNFGSSTDARFGSMFEDMKKNTPQFKISKSILKFSGDKSLFTPVAETDGHMFDTGAGQINTIYTDLNSSISTTEKKLFEETFLVKDSTRKINWKLTNEIRTIAGYECRRANAIIMDSVYVVAFYTDKIPVSGGPESFTGLPGMILGLALPHDHITWFAKTVTDKSVPENEIKPPVKGKPVNNKGLMETINKLVSKWGGRENQINSFIRPLVL, encoded by the coding sequence ATGAAAACGCAGTTCATCTTACTTACAAGCTTAATTTTCAGCACATTTGGCTTATTTGCTCAAAATGCGCGCTTTACAAAAAGCGGCGTCATCGAATTTGAAAAAAGCACCAATCAGCATGCGCTGATGAAGAAAAATTTTGGCAGTTCAACCGACGCCAGGTTCGGAAGCATGTTCGAAGACATGAAAAAAAACACCCCTCAGTTTAAGATCTCCAAAAGTATACTGAAATTCTCTGGCGATAAATCTTTATTTACCCCCGTGGCAGAAACGGATGGCCATATGTTCGATACCGGGGCAGGACAGATCAACACGATTTATACCGATCTGAACAGCAGCATTTCTACCACAGAAAAGAAGCTCTTTGAAGAAACCTTCCTGGTAAAAGACAGTACCCGGAAGATCAACTGGAAGCTGACCAATGAGATCCGCACCATTGCCGGCTACGAGTGCCGGAGGGCAAATGCCATCATTATGGATTCAGTTTATGTGGTCGCCTTTTATACCGATAAGATCCCGGTTTCGGGCGGACCGGAATCCTTTACCGGCCTGCCGGGAATGATCCTTGGCCTGGCCCTGCCCCACGATCACATTACCTGGTTTGCCAAAACGGTAACCGACAAGTCTGTTCCGGAGAACGAAATAAAACCACCTGTTAAAGGAAAGCCTGTAAACAATAAAGGATTGATGGAAACCATCAACAAGTTGGTAAGCAAATGGGGAGGACGGGAAAACCAGATAAACAGTTTTATCCGGCCATTGGTGCTTTAG
- a CDS encoding outer membrane beta-barrel family protein, giving the protein MKLTYLTLLLVLNTLFVFAQRPYAMKGSVTDSMATYKLVNTSIVLLNKKDSTLVKYTRADTAGNFNLGGLRPGKFMLLITYPGYADYTEDFVLDSLHPVKDFGPINLILKSTLLEGVIIKGKAAAITIKGDTTEFNAGSYNLPPNAKVEDLLKQLPGIQVDKDGKITAQGQKVNKVLVDGEEFFGDDPTLVTKNLRGDMVDKVQLYDKKSDQATFTGIDDGEKSKTINIKLKEDKKNGYFGKAEVGGGTRDFYKGQVTANIFKGKQKASVYGSTGNTGESLGNGMSYDVVEFMDGSGAMGMAYSMSSDDFDMGGGGAGGIPVNKNAGFHYENKWKDKYGINSNYKLGSVRTKGEAGSLSINTLPNGNMTTASNQQSDNFSFSQKLDGTFNMQIDSTSNLKVTVSGSLKNTNSDDTYNASTQRENESFLNKNIRTITNEGNNKGVSATAFWTKKLKKKGRTLSVNLKQSVNENTSSGFLNSENRFFNEQNQLDSTVNIDQFKTSKILKSAFSSNATYTEPLSKSLSMILNYGLNIDNSSSDKRSFNKDAAGNYDDLDLKFSNNFDLDQMTNNGGFNFNYKKGKSILNFGTRLTAVQFKQFDRYEDRTLKRNFINWAPQIGYSYNFSRSASLRVNYNGNTSQPSMEQIQPYRANTNPLYIVLGNPDLRPSFSSNINISYNSFKMLSEQNLWISGNFSFTSNAISSNTVTDDAGITTTQAINLNNKTPINFMVMANMGRKIKGINLQTSANVSGNQSYSISNGILNTSKSLNYSLGPTVRYYKEKFNFSLNLSPGYNTSSSTLRGIKTSNNSWGANGNFDTGLTLPGSIEIGTDGTYQYTGKSQTFNESLNRLIWDAYISKKFMKSKDLVLTLTGKDLLNQNSGFSRSVSGNMINQNTYTTIRRYFMLSLSWDFNKMGVL; this is encoded by the coding sequence ATGAAACTGACTTATTTAACCCTCTTGCTGGTATTGAATACTTTATTCGTATTTGCCCAGCGCCCCTATGCCATGAAAGGCTCCGTAACGGATTCCATGGCTACCTACAAACTGGTAAATACCTCAATTGTATTACTCAACAAAAAAGATTCTACACTGGTCAAATATACGCGGGCCGATACAGCCGGTAATTTTAATCTTGGCGGTCTGCGCCCGGGTAAGTTTATGCTGCTGATCACCTATCCCGGCTATGCCGATTATACCGAAGATTTTGTGCTCGATAGTTTGCACCCTGTCAAAGACTTTGGGCCTATTAACCTCATCCTGAAATCAACCTTACTGGAGGGTGTCATCATTAAAGGAAAAGCTGCCGCCATTACCATAAAAGGCGACACCACTGAGTTTAATGCCGGCAGTTATAACCTACCGCCCAACGCCAAGGTGGAAGACCTGCTGAAACAGTTGCCGGGGATACAGGTAGACAAGGACGGGAAGATTACCGCACAAGGACAAAAGGTGAATAAAGTGTTGGTGGATGGGGAAGAGTTTTTTGGGGACGATCCTACACTGGTGACCAAAAACCTGCGGGGCGATATGGTGGATAAAGTGCAGCTATACGATAAAAAAAGCGACCAGGCCACCTTTACCGGCATAGATGACGGTGAAAAATCAAAGACCATCAACATTAAGCTTAAGGAGGATAAGAAGAATGGTTATTTTGGTAAAGCTGAAGTCGGAGGGGGCACGCGCGACTTTTACAAGGGTCAGGTAACAGCAAATATTTTCAAAGGCAAACAAAAGGCTTCTGTGTATGGTTCCACAGGAAATACCGGAGAGTCTTTGGGCAATGGGATGTCTTATGATGTCGTTGAATTTATGGACGGCAGTGGTGCGATGGGGATGGCCTACAGCATGAGCTCGGATGACTTTGACATGGGTGGTGGCGGCGCAGGGGGAATCCCGGTCAACAAAAATGCAGGCTTCCATTATGAAAACAAATGGAAAGACAAATACGGCATCAACAGCAATTATAAGCTGGGTTCTGTTCGTACAAAAGGAGAAGCGGGTAGCCTGAGCATCAACACGCTCCCGAACGGAAATATGACCACGGCATCCAACCAGCAATCCGATAATTTTTCTTTCAGCCAGAAACTGGACGGGACATTTAACATGCAGATCGACTCTACTTCAAACCTGAAGGTAACGGTAAGTGGCTCGCTTAAAAACACCAATTCTGATGACACCTATAATGCTTCTACCCAAAGGGAGAATGAAAGCTTTTTAAACAAGAACATCAGAACGATTACCAATGAAGGGAACAATAAGGGCGTTAGCGCCACAGCATTCTGGACAAAAAAGCTGAAAAAAAAGGGGCGTACGCTTTCTGTAAACTTAAAGCAATCAGTGAACGAAAACACCAGCTCCGGCTTCCTGAATTCCGAAAACCGTTTCTTTAACGAACAGAACCAGCTGGACAGTACGGTAAATATTGACCAGTTCAAAACCAGTAAGATCCTTAAATCTGCCTTTAGCAGCAATGCGACCTATACTGAGCCTTTGTCCAAATCTTTGTCCATGATCTTAAATTATGGCCTCAATATCGACAACAGCAGTTCCGACAAACGCTCCTTCAACAAAGACGCCGCCGGCAATTATGACGATCTGGACCTTAAATTCAGCAACAACTTTGATCTGGACCAGATGACCAACAACGGAGGCTTCAACTTTAACTATAAAAAGGGGAAATCCATTCTGAATTTCGGGACCAGGCTTACTGCCGTACAATTCAAACAGTTCGACAGATACGAAGACAGGACCTTAAAGCGGAACTTCATCAATTGGGCCCCACAAATTGGCTACAGTTACAATTTCAGCAGAAGCGCTTCTTTAAGGGTCAACTACAATGGCAATACCAGTCAGCCCTCCATGGAGCAAATCCAACCTTACAGGGCCAACACCAACCCTTTATACATTGTTCTTGGAAATCCAGACCTGCGGCCTTCATTTAGCAGCAACATCAACATATCCTACAATTCCTTCAAAATGCTGAGTGAGCAGAACTTATGGATAAGCGGTAATTTCAGCTTTACCTCAAACGCCATTTCCAGCAATACGGTTACTGATGATGCGGGTATCACCACTACCCAGGCCATAAACCTGAACAACAAGACCCCCATCAATTTCATGGTGATGGCAAATATGGGCAGAAAGATCAAGGGAATAAACTTACAGACCAGCGCCAATGTCAGCGGAAATCAGAGCTACAGCATTTCCAATGGGATACTGAACACTTCCAAGTCCTTAAATTACTCCCTTGGACCTACCGTCCGTTATTACAAAGAGAAATTCAACTTCAGTTTAAATTTAAGTCCGGGCTATAACACCTCAAGCAGCACATTAAGGGGCATCAAAACCAGCAACAACAGCTGGGGTGCCAATGGGAATTTCGACACCGGGTTAACCCTGCCGGGCAGTATTGAGATCGGTACCGATGGGACATACCAATATACCGGCAAAAGCCAGACCTTCAACGAGTCGCTGAACCGTCTGATCTGGGATGCCTACATCAGCAAAAAGTTCATGAAGTCAAAAGACCTTGTGCTAACGCTTACGGGTAAAGACCTCCTTAACCAGAACTCAGGCTTCAGCAGGTCAGTTTCGGGCAACATGATCAATCAAAATACTTACACTACGATCCGTCGCTATTTTATGCTGTCCCTATCCTGGGATTTCAACAAAATGGGCGTACTATAA